A region of Numenius arquata chromosome 25, bNumArq3.hap1.1, whole genome shotgun sequence DNA encodes the following proteins:
- the OCLN gene encoding occludin translates to MFSKKSYDGPPTGYGPPTGYGPPTGDYGYDYDARSPPPGSYYIEDVPQHFYKWTSPPGVVRILEVIIILLCIAIFACVASTLAWEYGYGYGGLYGNGLGGFYGSGYYGSGLNYGYGYGSYYGGVTNPRAANGFMIAMAVLCFLTQLGLFVASISKSSSSRSRRFYLVVIVVCAVLAFVMLIASIVYIVGVNPQAQMSGSYYYNPLLTMCSQVYSGSTYLNQYLYHYCTVDPQEAVAIVCGFLIVILLCLICFFAHKTRSKIWKYGKPNIYWDKVPVVQEGPNVEEWVKNVADGASVQDETATLAYSEKPTSPITAPPYSPPSYSYPPQNGYYPPGTYSSRGDQPDRGASLSPSLAEEKVRDQPTKPPARRGRRRRRNPELDESQYETDYTTAVESGDERDQDQWASLYPPIASDGTRQKYKQEFDTDLKRYKQLCAEMDGVNDRLNQLSKQLDSISEDSPQYQDVAEEYNRLKDLKRSPDYQTKKMETKTLRNKLFHIKRMVSDYDKVRG, encoded by the exons ATGTTCAGCAAGAAGTCCTACGATGGCCCCCCCACGGGCTACGGGCCCCCCACGGGCTATGGCCCCCCCACGGGTGATTACGGCTACGACTACGACGCCCGCTCCCCCCCACCGGGCTCCTACTACATCGAGGACGTGCCGCAGCACTTCTACAAGTGGACCTCGCCTCCCGGCGTGGTGAGGATCCTGGAggtcatcatcatcctcctctgcATCGCCATCTTCGCCTGCGTGGCCTCCACCCTGGCCTGGGAGTACGGCTACGGCTACGGGGGGCTTTACGGCAACGGTCTGGGGGGCTTCTACGGCTCCGGCTACTACGGCAGTGGGTTGAACTACGGCTACGGTTACGGGAGCTACTACGGGGGGGTCACCAACCCGCGGGCGGCCAACGGCTTCATGATCGCCATGGCCGTGCTCTGCTTCCTGACCCAGCTGGGGCTCTTCGTGGCCAGCATCAGCAAATCCAGCAGCTCCCGCTCCCGGCGCTTCTACCTGGTGGTCATCGTGGTCTGCGCCGTGCTGGCCTTCGTCATGCTCATCGCCTCCATCGTCTACATCGTGGGGGTCAACCCCCAGGCGCAGATGAGCGGCAGCTACTACTACAACCCCTTGCTGACCATGTGCAGCCAGGTGTACAGCGGCAGCACCTACTTGAACCAGTACCTCTACCACTACTGCACCGTGGACCCCCAGGAG GCCGTGGCCATCGTCTGCGGGTTCCTCATCGTCATCCTCCTCTGCCTCATCTGCTTCTTCGCTCACAAGACGCGGAGCAAGATCTGGAAATACGGGAAACCCAACATCTACTGGGACAAGGTGCCGGTGGTCCAGGAGGGTCCCAACGTGGAGGAGTGG GTGAAGAACGTGGCGGACGGGGCCAGCGTGCAGGACGAGACGGCCACGCTCGCCTACTCGGAGAAGCCCACGAGCCCCATCACCGCGCCCCCCTACAGCCCACCCTCCTACAGCTACCCCCCCCAGAACGGCTACTACCCCCCCGGGACCTACAGCAGCCGGGG TGACCAGCCGGACCGGGGGGCcagcctcagccccagcctggcagaggagaaggtgcgGGATCAGCCCACCAAaccccccgcccgccgcggccgccggcgccgGCGCAACCCCGAGCTGGACGAGTCGCAGTACGAGACCGACTACACCACGGCCGTGGAGTCCGGCGACGAGCGGGACCAGGACCAGTGGGCCAG CCTGTACCCCCCCATCGCCTCGGACGGCACCCGCCAGAAGTACAAGCAGGAGTTTGACACGGACCTGAAGCGCTACAAGCAGCTCTGCGCCGAGATGGACGGCGTCAACGACCGCCTCAACCAGCTCAGCAAACAGCTCGACAGCATCTCCGAGGACAGTCCCCAGTACCAG GATGTCGCAGAGGAGTACAACAGGCTGAAGGACCTGAAGcgg AGCCCTGATTACCAGACGAAGAAGATGGAGACCAAAACCCTGCGCAACAAACTCTTCCACATCAAGCGGATGGTGAGCGACTACGACAAGGTGCGGGGGTAg
- the NR2F6 gene encoding nuclear receptor subfamily 2 group F member 6: MAMVAGGWGEPNGGGGGGGGEEAVSPAGGGSDAEHGEEERAGAPVDCVVCGDKSSGKHYGVFTCEGCKSFFKRSIRRNLSYTCRSNRDCQIDQHHRNQCQYCRLKKCFRVGMRKEAVQRGRIPPTHSSTSPNTMPSGEYFNGQPVSELISQLLRAEPYPAARYGSQYAQQGSVMGIDNICELAARLLFSTVEWARNIPFFPELPVSDQVALLRLSWSELFVLNAAQSALPLHMAPLLAAAGFHASPMSADRVVSFMDQIRIFQDQVEKLNRLQVDSAEYSCLKAIALFTPDACGLSDPAHVESLQEKAQVALTEYVRSQYPSQPQRFGRLLLRLPALRAVPAALISQLFFMRLVGKTPIETLIRDMLLSGSTFNWPYGTGQ; the protein is encoded by the exons ATGGCCATGGTGGCCGGCGGCTGGGGCGAGcccaacggcggcggcggcggcggcggcggggaggaggcggtgtccccggcgggcggcggcagcgacgcGGAGCACGGCGAGGAGGAGCGGGCCGGGGCGCCGGTGGACTGCGTGGTGTGCGGGGACAAGTCCAGCGGGAAACACTACGGGGTCTTCACCTGCGAGGGCTGCAAGAGCTTCTTCAAGCGCAGCATCCGCAGGAACCTCAGCTACACCTGCAG GTCCAACCGCGACTGCCAGATCGACCAGCATCACCGCAACCAATGCCAGTACTGCCGCCTCAAGAAGTGCTTCCGTGTGGGCATGAGGAAGGAAG ccGTGCAGCGGGGCCGGATCCCCCCCACCCACTCCAGCACCAGCCCCAACACCATGCCCAGCGGGGAATACTTCAACGGGCAGCCGGTCTCGGAGCTCATCTCCCAACTGCTGCGGGCTGAGCCCTACCCCGCCGCCCGCTACGGCTCCCAGTACGCCCAGCAGGGCAGCGTCATGGGCATCGACAACATCTGCGAGCTGGCCGCCCGCCTCCTCTTCAGCACGGTGGAATGGGCCCGGAACATCCCTTTTTTCCCCGAGTTGCCCGTCTCCGACCAAGTCGCCCTGCTCCGGCTCAGCTGGAGCGAGCTCTTCGTCCTCAACGCGGCGCAGTCGGCCCTGCCGCTGCACATGGCCCCGCTGCTGGCCGCTGCCGGCTTCCACGCCTCCCCCATGTCGGCCGACCGCGTCGTCTCCTTCATGGACCAGATCCGCATCTTCCAGGATCAGGTGGAGAAGCTCAACCGGCTCCAGGTGGACTCGGCCGAGTACAGCTGCCTCAAAGCCATCGCCCTCTTCACGCCGG ATGCCTGCGGCCTCTCGGACCCGGCGCACGTGGAGAGCTTGCAGGAGAAGGCGCAGGTGGCCCTCACCGAGTACGTGCGGTCGCAGTACCCCTCGCAGCCCCAGCGCTTCGGCCGCCTCCTGCTGCGGCTACCGGCCCTCCGGGCCGTGCCGGCCGCcctcatctcccagctcttcttcATGAGGCTGGTGGGGAAGACGCCCATCGAAACACTAATCAGGGACATGCTGCTGTCTGGGAGCACCTTCAACTGGCCCTACGGGACGGGGCAGTAG
- the KCNN1 gene encoding LOW QUALITY PROTEIN: small conductance calcium-activated potassium channel protein 1 (The sequence of the model RefSeq protein was modified relative to this genomic sequence to represent the inferred CDS: deleted 1 base in 1 codon) has product MSGCRYNGGVARPRGPLSASARTLHPLEGETQPLRPRHPPGLEVVVSRPEQPGGPDPGPAAAAGQDAAEERGRGPRRNQNIGYKLGHRRALFEKRKRLSDYALIFGMFGIVVMVTETELSWGVYTKESSYSFALKCLISLSTVILLGLIVMYHAREIQLFMVDNGADDWRIAMTYERIFFIALELIVCAIHPIPGQYLFTWTARLAFTYAASVADADVDIILSIPMFLRLYLIGRVMLLHSKLFTDASSRSIGALNKINFNTRFVMKTLMTICPGTVLLVFSISSWIIAAWTVRVCERYHDKQEVTSNFLGAMWLISITFLSIGYGDMVPHTYCGKGVCLLTGIMGAGCTALVVAVVARKLELTKAEKHVHNFMMDTQLTKRVKNAAANVLRETWLIYKHTKLVKKIDHAKVRKHQRKFLQAIHQLRSVKMEQRKLNDQANTLVDLAKTQNIMYDMVSELQERNEDLEKRLGALESKMEALGLSLRALPGLVSQALGQQQRELLGSWTPRLCTPTRPPRSPSTAPPTSSDSG; this is encoded by the exons ATGAGCGGCTGCCGGTACAATGGGGGGGTGGCACGGCCACGGGGACCCCTGAGCGCCTCTGCCCGCACCCTGCACCCGCTGGAGGGGGAGACCCAGCCCCTGCGGCCACGCCACCCCCCCGGGCTCGAGGTGGTGGTCTCACGGCCGGAGCAGCCCGGGGGTCCCGatcccggcccggcggcggccgcggggcagGATGCGGCCGAGGAACGGGGACGGGGACCGCGGAGGAACCAGAACATCGGGTACAAGCTGGGGCACCGGCGAGCCCTCTTCGAGAAGCGGAAGCGCCTCAGCGATTACGCCCTCATCTTCGGGATGTTCGGCATCGTGGTCATGGTCACGGAGACGGAGCTGTCCTGGGGGGTCTACACCAAG GAGTCATCCTATTCGTTTGCACTGAAATGCCTTATCAGCCTCTCGACCGTCATCCTCCTGGGGCTCATCGTCATGTACCACGCCAGGGAGATCCAG CTCTTCATGGTGGATAACGGCGCCGACGACTGGCGCATCGCCATGACCTACGAGCGCATCTTCTTCATCGCCCTGGAGCTGATCGTCTGCGCCATCCACCCCATCCCCGGCCAGTACCTCTTCACTTGGACGGCGCGGTTGGCCTTCACCTACGCCGCCTCGGTGGCCGACGCCGACGTGGACATCATCCTCTCCATCCCCATGTTCCTGCGGCTGTACCTGATCGGGCGCGTCATGCTGCTGCACAGCAAGCTCTTCACCGACGCCTCCTCCCGCAGCATCGGTGCCCTCAACAAGATCAACTTCAACACCCGCTTCGTCATGAAGACCCTCATGACCATCTGCCCCGGCACCGTCCTCCTGGTCTTCAGCATCTCCTCCTGGATCATCGCCGCCTGGACGGTCCGCGTCTGCGAGAG GTACCACGACAAGCAGGAGGTGACCAGCAACTTCTTGGGGGCCATGTGGCTGATCTCCATCACCTTCCTCTCCATCGGCTACGGGGACATGGTGCCGCACACCTACTGCGGGAAGGGCGTGTGTCTGCTCACCGGCATCATG GGTGCCGGTTGCACCGCTCTGGTTGTCGCCGTCGTTGCCAGAAAGCTAGAGCTCACCAAAGCGGAGAAACACGTGCACAACTTCATGATGGATACGCAGCTAACGAAGCGg gtGAAAAATGCTGCTGCCAACGTACTCAGGGAAACGTGGCTCATCTACAAACACACCAAGCTGGTGAAGAAGATCGACCATGCCAAAGTTCGGAAACACCAGCGTAAGTTCCTCCAAGCCATCCATCA GCTGAGGAGCGTGAAGATGGAGCAGCGGAAGCTCAACGACCAGGCCAACACGCTGGTGGACCTGGCAAAG ACCCAGAACATCATGTACGACATGGTCTCGGAGCTGCAGGAGCGTAACGAGGACCTGGAGAAGCGTCTGGGGGCCCTGGAGAGCAAGATGGAGGCGCTGGGGCTGAGCCTGCGGGCGCTGCCGGGGCTGGTCAGCCAGgccctgggccagcagcagcGCGAGCTCCTGGGGAGCTGGACCCCCCGCCTCTGCACCCCCACCCGACCCCCCAGGTCCCCTtccaccgcc ccccccacctcctcggACAGCGGGTGA